In a genomic window of Nocardiopsis mwathae:
- a CDS encoding 3-oxoacyl-ACP reductase: MQRFEGRVAVITGAGSGIGRATALRLASEGATIVAVDLDREAGDAVAEETGGSAIAADVTDEEAVKAAFAEVKDVYGRVDVAFNNAGISPPDDDSILDTGIDAWRRVQEVNLTSVYLCCKYALPHMREQGRGAIVNTASFVATMGAATSQISYTASKGGVLAMSRELGVQFAREGIRVNALSPGPVNTPLLTELFAKDPERAQRRLVHVPFGRFAEPEEIAAAVAFLASDDASFITASNFLVDGGISGAYVTPL; the protein is encoded by the coding sequence ATGCAACGATTCGAGGGCCGTGTCGCCGTCATCACCGGCGCGGGCAGCGGGATCGGGAGGGCCACCGCGCTGCGGCTGGCCTCCGAGGGCGCGACCATCGTCGCCGTCGACCTCGACCGAGAGGCGGGAGACGCCGTCGCCGAGGAGACCGGCGGGTCGGCCATCGCCGCCGACGTCACCGACGAGGAGGCCGTCAAGGCCGCCTTCGCCGAGGTCAAGGACGTCTACGGGCGCGTGGACGTGGCGTTCAACAACGCCGGGATCTCCCCGCCCGACGACGACTCCATCCTGGACACCGGGATCGACGCCTGGCGCCGCGTGCAGGAGGTCAACCTGACCTCGGTCTACCTGTGCTGCAAGTACGCCCTGCCGCACATGCGCGAGCAGGGCCGGGGGGCGATCGTCAACACGGCCTCCTTCGTGGCCACCATGGGCGCGGCCACCTCGCAGATCTCCTACACCGCCAGCAAGGGCGGGGTGCTGGCGATGAGCCGGGAGCTGGGCGTGCAGTTCGCCCGCGAAGGGATCCGCGTCAACGCGCTGTCCCCCGGGCCGGTCAACACGCCGCTGCTCACGGAACTGTTCGCCAAGGACCCCGAGCGCGCCCAGCGGCGGCTGGTACACGTGCCCTTCGGCCGGTTCGCCGAACCGGAGGAGATCGCGGCCGCCGTGGCGTTCCTGGCCAGCGACGACGCCTCTTTCATCACCGCGTCGAACTTCCTGGTCGACGGCGGGATCTCCGGCGCCTACGTCACGCCGCTGTAA